One genomic region from Xyrauchen texanus isolate HMW12.3.18 chromosome 4, RBS_HiC_50CHRs, whole genome shotgun sequence encodes:
- the LOC127641327 gene encoding protein FAM47A-like: MDNKMSFNSTPAVNSSFPWYKERLQTKYLRDLSKKQQLSGALDGRRWRFLSPGLDDFRDGYPTVHKELFTQCKCGIYPAVFGMPKHACSVKLPQKRLSKDQACYSKQNPQSQSQREFINAVEHRLKQHPLALYPHLESGMTPEGGKSNDLTESTILDLFKSDYEKKTSLSFPINKTDPDKAPAKLYSSAEEHRKDQSLDICFKELNKDKELQQIHIIQAFREFIISKGQRMPRVIHSSYSVLS; this comes from the exons ATGGACAACAAAATGTCTTTCAACAGTACGCCGGCTGTAAACAGCAGCTTCCCCTG GTATAAGGAAAGGCTACAGACCAAATATCTAAGGGATCTAAGCAAAAAGCAACAATTATCTGGGGCACTAGATGGTCGTAGATGGCGTTTTCTGTCTCCTGGACTGGATGATTTTAGAGATGGTTATCCAACTGTCCATAAGGAGCTCTTCACCCAGTGTAAGTGTGGGATCTACCCTGCAGTCTTTGGGATGCCAAAGCATGCTTGTTCAGTAAAGTTACCGCAGAAGAGATTGAGTAAAGATCAAGCATGTTACTCAAAGCAGAATCCACAGAGTCAGTCGCAGCGTGAGTTCATTAATGCCGTGGAGCACAGACTGAAACAACACCCTTTGGCCCTCTATCCACATCTGGAGAGTGGAATGACACCAGAG GGTGGAAAGAGCAATGATCTGACAGAGTCAACCATCTTGGACCTGTTTAAGAGTGACTACGAGAAGAAAACCTCCTTGTCCTTCCCTATTAACAAGACGGATCCTGATAAAGCTCCAGCAAAACTCTACAGCTCTGCAGAGGAACATCGGAAAGACCAGTCTCTTGACATATGCTTTAAGGAGTTGAACAAG GATAAGGAGCTACAGCAAATTCACATCATTCAGGCATTCAGGGAGTTCATTATCAGCAAGGGACAGAGAATGCCAAGGGTAATTCACTCCAG TTACTCAGTGCTGTCTTGA